Proteins from a genomic interval of Gemmatimonadaceae bacterium:
- a CDS encoding putative LPS assembly protein LptD, giving the protein MILKWLSAALFTVLAVLPVSTSQAQIIPGRPRNATAVRQQPRDTTKDSTAKRPVFPPPDSVTLRLLQKKGYTTTRYAADTAYFDADRKSLDLLAAPKRPAAVERDSNRVVSDSGIYYTQADRQVITGGHYVLTPPSSSGQSEVRGHGYGKYNLAARSLLITNASLPVNNGEIWYVSFDRARIDLDTTGAKNSVAYIGGGRMTSCDDSIPDYQFRYHEAKRTGGNTMVARPAILYIKDIPVMWFPFIFSDERPGRHSGILTPQFGVGDIIRSSSSYRRNVEHIGYYWALSDYADMSAWFDWRTAAGGVPGDPGWVRYNADWDYKWLDRFLAGRIGLGYTRQRDASTNLAVSWNHQEDFGRNNHLNTNFNYVTSTTLQRQNTFNPYSALATIASQANYQSKIGPASLTIGATRKQYPGRTQVDQGIPSVSLTTSPVAIGDKFSWTPSFSFSRNDVLGMDQPGLGAFTYFTRDVTINGITTPRLDSSKFNGRNSANATMSFDTPVQIFGWDFRNSFRLNQQRNNFPQQFTIYDVESGAVTDQRVYAATYRSDFDWVPEFQLPSLGQNRFNLTPSFSLQNIDPGPLMVASERTGGKYVFQGGSLLKSKRISLGVSASPTLYAFLPGVGPFSRLRHAIQPTLSYSWAPSSNVSDDYLIATGRTRKGYLGDLKQSAVTLGLNQTFEAKIRRDDEDSTQASNAPKNVKLLSINFTPISYDFVRHQHAVQEGNRSLLTGFTSDNWGYSLSSDLLPGFDFNSNYSLFQGSTLSDTAKFGPYLTNVSASFNISRDQNPFAVFTRLFGKAVPAPQKAPTTGTDQVRPRPDDAMAQALAAQPVAGSSRGGDRFIVPPSQGWRASLTFTRSSPRPPSGGVGSNIIDFDPRARCAATVGNDPFLLDACLNNLRAQPTTDVPVTSATAGGALYRIPPTTSLNANTSFNLTPKWSAQWTTTYDLERHEFASHIVQLQRELHDWRAIFAFTQSPNGNFAFNFTIALKADPDIKFDYNRATVRSTVP; this is encoded by the coding sequence GTGATCCTGAAGTGGCTGAGCGCCGCGCTGTTCACGGTGCTCGCGGTGCTCCCCGTCAGCACGAGTCAAGCGCAGATCATTCCCGGACGGCCGCGAAATGCGACGGCCGTCCGGCAGCAGCCGCGCGACACGACTAAGGACTCGACGGCCAAACGCCCGGTGTTTCCGCCACCGGATTCGGTGACGCTGCGGCTGTTGCAGAAGAAGGGCTATACCACGACGCGGTACGCCGCCGACACGGCGTACTTCGATGCCGATCGCAAGTCGCTCGATCTGCTCGCGGCGCCGAAACGCCCCGCCGCCGTCGAGCGCGACTCCAATCGCGTCGTCAGCGACAGCGGCATCTACTACACGCAGGCGGATCGGCAGGTGATCACGGGCGGGCACTACGTGCTCACGCCGCCGTCGAGCAGCGGCCAGTCGGAAGTGCGCGGCCACGGCTATGGGAAGTACAATCTGGCCGCGCGCTCGCTGCTCATCACGAACGCCAGTCTCCCCGTGAACAACGGCGAGATCTGGTACGTGAGCTTCGATCGCGCGCGCATCGATCTCGACACCACGGGCGCCAAGAATTCCGTCGCGTACATCGGCGGCGGCCGGATGACGAGCTGCGATGACTCGATTCCCGATTATCAGTTTCGGTATCACGAAGCCAAGCGCACGGGCGGCAACACCATGGTCGCGCGCCCGGCGATTCTCTACATCAAGGACATTCCGGTGATGTGGTTTCCGTTCATCTTCAGCGATGAACGGCCGGGGCGGCACAGCGGCATTCTCACGCCGCAGTTCGGCGTCGGCGACATCATTCGCAGCTCGTCCTCGTACCGCCGCAACGTCGAGCACATCGGCTACTACTGGGCGTTGAGTGATTACGCGGACATGTCCGCGTGGTTCGACTGGCGCACCGCCGCGGGCGGCGTGCCGGGCGATCCGGGGTGGGTGCGCTACAACGCCGACTGGGATTACAAATGGCTCGACCGATTTCTGGCCGGGCGCATCGGCCTTGGATACACGCGCCAGCGCGACGCCTCGACCAACCTCGCCGTCTCGTGGAATCACCAGGAAGACTTCGGCCGCAACAACCACCTGAACACGAACTTCAACTACGTCACCAGCACGACGCTGCAGCGGCAGAACACGTTCAATCCATATTCGGCGCTCGCGACCATCGCGTCGCAGGCGAACTATCAATCGAAGATCGGCCCCGCCTCGCTGACGATCGGCGCGACGCGCAAACAATATCCGGGACGCACGCAGGTCGATCAGGGCATTCCGTCGGTCAGCCTCACGACGTCGCCCGTGGCGATCGGCGACAAGTTCAGCTGGACGCCGAGCTTCAGCTTCTCGCGCAACGACGTGCTCGGCATGGATCAGCCGGGACTCGGCGCGTTCACGTACTTCACGCGCGACGTGACGATCAACGGCATCACGACGCCGCGCCTGGACAGCTCCAAGTTCAACGGCCGCAATTCCGCGAACGCGACGATGAGCTTCGATACGCCCGTGCAGATCTTCGGCTGGGACTTTCGAAACTCGTTTCGATTGAATCAGCAGCGGAACAACTTCCCGCAGCAGTTCACGATCTACGACGTCGAGAGCGGAGCGGTCACCGATCAGCGTGTGTACGCCGCGACGTATCGCAGCGACTTCGACTGGGTGCCCGAGTTTCAATTGCCGTCGCTCGGCCAGAACCGCTTCAATCTGACGCCGAGCTTCAGCCTGCAGAACATCGATCCGGGGCCGCTGATGGTGGCGTCGGAGCGCACCGGCGGGAAGTATGTCTTTCAGGGCGGCAGTCTGCTCAAGTCCAAGCGCATCAGCCTGGGTGTGAGCGCCTCGCCGACGCTCTATGCGTTTCTGCCCGGCGTCGGCCCGTTCTCGCGCCTGCGCCACGCGATTCAACCGACGCTCAGCTACTCGTGGGCGCCGTCATCGAACGTGTCGGACGATTACCTCATCGCGACGGGCCGCACCCGGAAAGGCTACCTCGGCGACCTGAAGCAGAGCGCCGTGACGCTGGGGCTCAACCAGACGTTCGAAGCGAAGATTCGCCGGGACGACGAGGACAGCACGCAGGCCTCGAACGCACCGAAGAACGTGAAGTTGTTGAGCATCAACTTCACGCCGATCTCGTACGACTTCGTTCGCCATCAGCACGCGGTCCAGGAAGGCAATCGCAGTCTGCTCACCGGATTCACGAGCGACAACTGGGGCTATTCGTTGAGCTCCGATCTTCTGCCCGGCTTCGACTTCAACAGCAATTACTCGCTCTTTCAGGGCAGCACGTTGAGCGACACGGCGAAGTTCGGCCCGTATCTGACGAATGTCAGCGCCTCCTTCAACATCAGCCGCGACCAGAACCCGTTCGCGGTGTTCACCCGGCTGTTCGGCAAGGCCGTGCCCGCGCCGCAAAAAGCGCCGACGACGGGCACCGATCAGGTTCGGCCGCGGCCGGACGACGCCATGGCGCAGGCGCTGGCCGCGCAGCCCGTCGCGGGCAGCTCGCGCGGCGGCGACCGGTTCATCGTGCCGCCGTCGCAAGGCTGGCGCGCCTCGCTGACGTTCACGCGCTCGAGTCCACGGCCGCCGTCGGGCGGCGTCGGCAGTAACATCATCGACTTCGATCCGCGAGCGCGTTGCGCGGCAACCGTCGGCAACGATCCGTTCCTGCTCGACGCGTGTCTCAACAACCTGCGCGCGCAGCCGACCACGGACGTGCCGGTGACGTCGGCGACGGCGGGTGGCGCGTTGTATCGCATTCCGCCGACCACGTCGCTCAACGCGAACACCAGCTTCAATCTCACGCCGAAGTGGTCGGCGCAGTGGACGACCACGTACGATCTCGAGCGCCACGAGTTCGCCAGCCACATCGTCCAACTGCAGCGTGAGTTGCACGATTGGCGCGCGATCTTCGCCTTTACGCAGTCGCCGAACGGCAACTTCGCGTTCAACTTCACGATCGCGCTCAAGGCCGATCCGGACATCAAGTTCGACTACAACCGCGCCACCGTTCGCTCGACGGTGCCTTAG
- the tatC gene encoding twin-arginine translocase subunit TatC — protein sequence MAIPRSNAGEMPFLDHLEELRWRIIYCLAALLVCIGVGFWLSYTFDAVGLLARPVLPLIPEHKLVYTHPSEGFTVIMNAGITIGLVFASPVIIYQTWAFLAPALHAHEKRVGLVVLFSGVLLFIAGAALAYFVVVPLALPWLFGFAGPSLVPLITAEDYFDFIFAMVLTFGISFELPIVVLALAALNIVTPQFLTKYRRHAIVLIVIAGAFLTPGDMVWTTIALSVPLYALYELSVLAATVIYRRKRRRLALVSNDRDDDHDDDDVGRPRGLT from the coding sequence ATGGCGATACCGCGGTCGAATGCCGGAGAGATGCCGTTCCTCGATCACCTCGAGGAACTGCGCTGGCGCATCATTTATTGCCTGGCGGCGCTGCTCGTGTGCATCGGCGTCGGCTTCTGGCTGTCGTATACGTTCGACGCGGTCGGGCTTCTCGCGCGCCCGGTGCTACCGCTCATTCCCGAGCACAAGCTCGTGTACACGCATCCGAGCGAAGGCTTCACCGTCATCATGAACGCGGGGATAACGATCGGCCTCGTGTTCGCGTCGCCGGTCATCATCTACCAGACGTGGGCCTTCCTGGCGCCGGCGCTGCACGCGCACGAGAAACGTGTCGGCCTGGTCGTGCTGTTCTCGGGCGTGTTGCTGTTCATCGCCGGCGCGGCGCTCGCGTATTTCGTCGTCGTGCCGCTGGCGTTGCCGTGGCTGTTCGGTTTCGCCGGGCCCTCGCTCGTGCCGCTCATCACGGCCGAGGATTATTTCGATTTCATATTCGCGATGGTGTTGACGTTCGGGATCAGCTTCGAGCTGCCGATCGTCGTGCTGGCGTTGGCCGCGCTCAACATCGTGACGCCGCAATTTTTGACGAAGTATCGTCGCCACGCGATCGTGCTCATCGTGATCGCCGGGGCGTTCCTGACGCCGGGCGACATGGTGTGGACGACCATCGCGCTCTCCGTTCCGCTCTATGCGCTCTATGAATTGAGCGTGCTCGCCGCCACGGTGATCTATCGCCGCAAGCGGCGCCGTCTCGCGCTGGTCTCGAACGATCGCGACGATGACCACGATGACGATGACGTCGGCCGCCCGAGGGGTCTGACGTGA